CGTCAATTGACGAATTAATTTTCTCGAGGCATTGTCGGAGCCGGGGCAAGGTCCCTGACGGCAGACACATCCAGACGAAAGAGTGCAACATGATCTACGAGCATCGCGTATACCAGGTCACGGCGGGCCGCGCCGGAGAGTTCCTGAAAATCTACGAGGCCGAAGGGCTCGCCATAATCACCAGATACGCGAAGCTTGTCGGCTGCTGGACGACGGAGAGCGGCGTCTTGAATTCGGTCGTGTTCATCTGGGCGTACGAGGATTTCGGCCACCGCACCGCGCAGCGGGCAAAGCTCGGCGCCGATCCGGAGTGGCAGGCCTTCGTGCCGAAGATCCTGCCTTTCCTCGTACACCAGGAAAGCCGCTTCCTGCTTCCCGCTGCCTTTTCGCCCCTGAGCTAGCGAAGGCTTGATCGGTCCGGGAGACCGCAAGCACGTTCAGCCGATGGCGGAGAGGAGGGTCGCAGCCTTGTGGGCTTTTGCTTTTGGTTCCAATCTCTTATGCGCGGCATCCGTGAACAGGCATCTGCAATGTCCGGACAACCGACATCGGCCCGACGCCGCCGCGAATGCCCGTTATGCCTGCTCTTACGGATGCCATGTTACATCAACCAGGGATGTCTTCGGCGTCAAAAAGACAATCGGTTGCTGGTGATGTCAAATCCCGTCATGGACAATATCCAGATGGCTTGATGATGGACATCGACACCTCGGTCGTGGACATCCCCGCTGGCAATCGGGCCACGACGGACGAGCAACCGACCTGAAAGACCGGTCGGCGACCGGGGCATAACCCGCAGCTTTCAGGCTGCGGCAGTCGATGGCGATTGAGCGTTCACCTCATCGTATGCTGAGAGCCAGCCCAACCCTTCTTCGGTGGTTCTTCCGCGGGGTTTGTATTCGGCGCCGATGGGACCAGTGAAGCCCATTTCGCGGATTGCCGCGATGAGGTTGGGGTAATGAACCTCGCCATCATCCGGTTCTCCCCGGTCGGGGACGGCCGCGATCTGAATGTGCCCGATCACATCCATATGCCGACGCAGCCTCTCGGTAAGGTCACCTTGCATGATCTGGGTGTGGTAGCAGTCGAACATCAGGCGAAGATTGGGCAGGGCGAGGGCGCCGATCAGGTCCGCCGCCTGCTCGACGCGCGAAATGTGGTAACCGGGCACGTCGCGATGATTTATAGGCTCTATCAGTATGTTGAGCCCGGCGGTCGCAGCAACATCGCAGGCATATTTCAGGTTGGCTCGGTAGGTCGTGTCCGCCTGCGCACCTGCGTCGGTCTTGCCGGCCATCACATGCACGTTGCCGGCGCCAATTGCCGCGCCGTACCTCACCGCCATATCGATCGCATCGCGCGCGTCCTGCTCGCGCCCCGGGACGGCGGCGAGTCCGAAGTCGCCGGCGAGAACGTCACCTGGCACGGTGTTGAGCCCCAGCATCGACAGCTCGGTCTCCCGAAGTGCTGCCGAAATCTCCGCGGGAGGCGTGCTGTACGGAAAATGACATTCCACGGCGGAAAAACCCGCAGCTTTTGCAGCGCGGATCCGGTCCGGCAGGGCGAGTTCGGTGAACAGAAAACCAAGATTGGCCGAAAAGTTCATTCCCAGTCCACTTCGAATTTGGTGACCACAGCAGAAATCTGTTGCGGCGTCAGCCCGATTGCCCCTGCACCACGCAGGATAAGTGCCAGCTTCGCGGTTTCTTCCAGTTCTTCCATCGCATAGACGGCGGCCTCAAGATCTTTCGCGGCCACCACCGGGCCGTGATTGGCGAGTACGACTGCAGAACGTCGCCCGCCGAGCCCGCGCACTGCCTCGCCCATCCCGGGGTCACCCGGTACGAAGAACGGCAGGAGCTTCACCTTGCCGAGGCGCATGATCGAATAGGCTGTGAGGGGCGGCAGCATGTTGTCGGGATCGGTTTCAGGCAACATCGACAGCGCGACGGCATGGGTGGAGTGCAGGTGCACCACCGCGCCCGCACTCCTGCGCGTTTCGTAGAAGGCCGAGTGCAACGGCATTTCCTTAGTCGGTTTGTCGCCGCTCACGAGGCGGCCGTCCGTATCGAATCTCGAGAGCCGCGCCGGGTCGAGCCGGCCGAAGCTCGAGCCCGTGGGAGTGACAAGCAATCCGCCGTCTTCAGTGCGCACCGAAATGTTTCCGGACGCTCCGCCGGTGAGGCCACGCTCGAACATCGAAGCGGCCCATGAGCAAATTTCCTCGCGCAGCCTCGTTTCGCTAGTCACGCACCATGCTCCATGAGTCTGGCCGCCTTGGAAAAGAAGTCCTCCGCGCCGAAATTGCCGGATTTGAGAGCCAGCACCAGGTCGGGCGCGGCGCGCAGGACGGGCACGCCCGGGTCGATTTCCGGGCCAATTGCCAGTTCGTGCGGGGCCAGTGCCTCGACAACCGCGCCGGAGGTCTCGCCGCCTGCCGCGATCAGCCGCGTCACGCCGCCTGCCACCAGCAGACGCGCGGTCTCGGCAAAGAAATTCTCGAAGGCGGCAGCAATCTCATCCTTTCCGTAGCGCTCCTGCGCCAATTGCACGACTTCCGGTTCTGCCGAGGAATAGATGAGGGGCAGGCCAGCCTGGGAGAGCGCCCAGCCGGCCGCTTGCTCAGGCGAGGTCTCGCCGGACATCAGCGCCTCGGCGGTCACTTCGAATGCCGGGTTGCTCTGGCGATGACGGTTCACTTGCCCGCGTGTGGGCGTTGAGCAGGAGCCTGAAAGGGCCGCAGCGGCTCCCCCTGCCCTGCCCAGTCGCGGCTGGCGGCCGATAGCAGGCCTTGCAGACGGAAGTTCTCGGGCAGGCCCATCGCGATACCGGAACCGCCGGTGACGAGCGCGAGTCCGTCGGCGGCCCGGCCGAGTGCAACCAGGTCAGCGTCGTCGACCGCATCGGCCACAAGAAGCCGCCGGCCTGCCGCGTCTTCGCTCCGCATCCGCGCCCGGATCGCATCGGGCCCTGCACGGACGACTCGCGCCGGCACGTGCCCCACGGGACCCGTCGTCTGCAGCCCCAGCCAACGGCGAAGATCGGGATCGGTCATCGGGGTGAGCGGGTGGTGTTCCATGCCGCTTTCGTTGAGCAGCTTGTCATGGACGAAGAGGTGCCCCTGGTAAATCGTCCGCCCGGCCGTGGGAAATGCAGGGCAGACGAGGACCTCACGTGCGCCGAGGGCCTCGGCCAGCGCCTCCGCCACCGGCCCGATATTGCCTTCAGGCGTTGAATCGAATGTCGAGCAATACTTGAACAGGAATTGACGGCACCCTTGCGCCCGCAGCCAGTCGAGCGCGGCGAGCGACTGAGCCACGGCCTCGGCCGGCGGGATGGAGCGCGATTTCAATGCCACCACGCCGGCCTCGACGTGAGGTGCGGCAGACCGGTTCGGCACGCCCACATATTGCACCGTGCTCATGTTGGCTTTTGCCAACGTGTTGGCCAGGTCGCTCGACCCGGTGAAATCGTCACCGATACATCCCAGCAGCATCATGCTTCTCCGGGGAGCTTGAGCCCGGCAGCGCGGGCGTAGACCTTGACCACCGCCGCATCGTCCGCCTGTCCGTCACCGGCTTCCACAGCGGCGC
This sequence is a window from Roseibium salinum. Protein-coding genes within it:
- a CDS encoding NIPSNAP family protein produces the protein MIYEHRVYQVTAGRAGEFLKIYEAEGLAIITRYAKLVGCWTTESGVLNSVVFIWAYEDFGHRTAQRAKLGADPEWQAFVPKILPFLVHQESRFLLPAAFSPLS
- a CDS encoding hydroxypyruvate isomerase family protein; this translates as MNFSANLGFLFTELALPDRIRAAKAAGFSAVECHFPYSTPPAEISAALRETELSMLGLNTVPGDVLAGDFGLAAVPGREQDARDAIDMAVRYGAAIGAGNVHVMAGKTDAGAQADTTYRANLKYACDVAATAGLNILIEPINHRDVPGYHISRVEQAADLIGALALPNLRLMFDCYHTQIMQGDLTERLRRHMDVIGHIQIAAVPDRGEPDDGEVHYPNLIAAIREMGFTGPIGAEYKPRGRTTEEGLGWLSAYDEVNAQSPSTAAA
- the otnC gene encoding 3-oxo-tetronate 4-phosphate decarboxylase, which translates into the protein MTSETRLREEICSWAASMFERGLTGGASGNISVRTEDGGLLVTPTGSSFGRLDPARLSRFDTDGRLVSGDKPTKEMPLHSAFYETRRSAGAVVHLHSTHAVALSMLPETDPDNMLPPLTAYSIMRLGKVKLLPFFVPGDPGMGEAVRGLGGRRSAVVLANHGPVVAAKDLEAAVYAMEELEETAKLALILRGAGAIGLTPQQISAVVTKFEVDWE
- a CDS encoding nucleotide-binding domain containing protein, with the translated sequence MNRHRQSNPAFEVTAEALMSGETSPEQAAGWALSQAGLPLIYSSAEPEVVQLAQERYGKDEIAAAFENFFAETARLLVAGGVTRLIAAGGETSGAVVEALAPHELAIGPEIDPGVPVLRAAPDLVLALKSGNFGAEDFFSKAARLMEHGA
- the otnK gene encoding 3-oxo-tetronate kinase; translated protein: MMLLGCIGDDFTGSSDLANTLAKANMSTVQYVGVPNRSAAPHVEAGVVALKSRSIPPAEAVAQSLAALDWLRAQGCRQFLFKYCSTFDSTPEGNIGPVAEALAEALGAREVLVCPAFPTAGRTIYQGHLFVHDKLLNESGMEHHPLTPMTDPDLRRWLGLQTTGPVGHVPARVVRAGPDAIRARMRSEDAAGRRLLVADAVDDADLVALGRAADGLALVTGGSGIAMGLPENFRLQGLLSAASRDWAGQGEPLRPFQAPAQRPHAGK